One window of Anaeromyxobacter diazotrophicus genomic DNA carries:
- a CDS encoding Ni/Fe hydrogenase subunit alpha, producing MGRRVVIDPVTRIEGRSRAVIELDEAGRVRDARVEVTALRGFEAVCAGRPLRELPALTARICGICPTAHALAAAKAGDVLLGAAPPPAARRLRRLAMLAQLVQSHALAFFYLSAPDFVLGYDAEPARRNFLVAAEVAPGLLRDGVLLRRVGQEVLARLGGRRVHAPYIVAGGVAAPLTPSDRDAIAAGLPEALAAAERTLAWWAATLPARADEAASCGAFETPFLALVGAKGELDPCEGALRLVSAAGAILEDGLDPARYQELIGERTVTWSRLKHPYWRSLGFPAGAYRVGPLARLNAVARCGTPRADRALREFRALGRGAVLSTFHAHGARLVEILFALERMDELLRDPHLLGREVLAPAGEACGEAVGACEAPRGTLFHHYRVDAGGLVTWANLLVATGQNATAMDRAVRQVAARWVDGPRITEALRSRVSAAIRAFDPCLSCSTHAVRGPEAELRLVGASGELLDEI from the coding sequence GTGGGGCGCCGCGTCGTCATCGATCCCGTCACGCGCATCGAGGGGCGCTCCCGTGCCGTCATCGAGCTCGACGAGGCGGGTCGGGTCCGCGACGCCCGCGTCGAGGTGACGGCGCTGCGCGGGTTCGAGGCCGTGTGCGCCGGGCGGCCCCTGCGCGAGCTGCCGGCCCTCACGGCGCGCATCTGCGGCATCTGCCCGACGGCGCATGCGCTGGCGGCGGCCAAGGCGGGCGACGTCCTCCTGGGCGCCGCCCCACCACCCGCAGCGCGCAGGTTGCGGCGGCTGGCGATGCTGGCGCAGTTGGTCCAGTCCCACGCGCTCGCCTTCTTCTATCTGTCCGCCCCCGACTTCGTGCTCGGGTATGACGCCGAGCCTGCCCGCCGCAACTTCCTCGTCGCCGCCGAGGTCGCGCCCGGGCTCCTCCGCGACGGCGTCCTGCTGCGGCGCGTCGGGCAGGAGGTCCTCGCGCGCCTCGGGGGGCGGCGCGTGCACGCACCGTACATCGTCGCGGGCGGCGTGGCGGCGCCGCTCACGCCGTCCGATCGCGACGCGATCGCCGCCGGTTTGCCCGAGGCGCTCGCCGCGGCGGAGCGGACCCTGGCCTGGTGGGCGGCCACGCTCCCCGCACGCGCCGACGAGGCGGCCAGCTGCGGCGCGTTCGAGACCCCCTTCCTGGCGCTGGTCGGGGCGAAGGGCGAGCTCGACCCGTGCGAGGGCGCGCTCCGGCTCGTCTCCGCGGCGGGGGCGATCCTCGAGGACGGCCTCGATCCGGCGCGGTACCAGGAGCTCATCGGGGAGCGGACCGTCACGTGGAGCCGGCTCAAGCACCCCTACTGGCGATCGCTCGGGTTCCCGGCGGGAGCCTACCGGGTCGGGCCGCTGGCGCGGCTCAACGCGGTGGCGCGCTGCGGGACCCCGCGCGCCGACCGGGCGCTGCGCGAGTTCCGCGCGCTCGGGCGGGGGGCCGTGCTGTCCACGTTCCACGCCCACGGTGCCCGGCTGGTCGAGATCCTGTTCGCGCTCGAACGCATGGACGAGCTGCTCCGCGACCCGCATCTGCTCGGGCGCGAGGTCCTCGCGCCCGCGGGCGAGGCGTGCGGGGAGGCGGTCGGGGCGTGCGAGGCGCCGCGCGGCACGCTCTTCCACCACTATCGCGTGGACGCGGGGGGGCTCGTCACCTGGGCCAACCTGCTCGTCGCCACCGGTCAGAACGCCACCGCGATGGACCGCGCCGTCCGCCAGGTGGCGGCGCGCTGGGTCGACGGGCCCCGGATCACCGAGGCGCTGCGAAGTCGCGTCTCGGCGGCGATCCGCGCCTTCGACCCCTGCCTCTCCTGCTCGACCCACGCGGTGCGCGGCCCCGAGGCCGAGCTGCGCCTGGTGGGCGCCTCCGGAGAGCTCCTCGACGAGATCTGA
- the alaS gene encoding alanine--tRNA ligase, with protein MTALSAAQIRDAFLRFFEERGHRRVPSSSLVPHNDPTLLFANAGMNQFKDVFTGRETRDYKRATTAQKCVRAGGKHNDLENVGFTARHHTFFEMMGNFSFGDYFKQDAIAFAWELVTSPRWLGIDRSRLAATVFSGEGGIPWDEEAYGLWKAQGVPEARIFKLGAKDNFWAMGETGPCGPCSELHYFQGDDIPCAEEKEGRKCQGVACDCDRWLEIWNLVFMQFERSAEGGLTPLPKPSIDTGAGLERLAAVVQGKRSNYDTDLFQNIIRAIERVAGKAYRAETDDGVSMRVIADHARATTFLVGDGVLPSNEGRGYVLRRIMRRAIRHGKRLGLERPFLAEICGAVIDEMGAAYPETRENRAFIEKVALSEEESFRRTLDKGLAILEVEMARLAEAKERIIPGQVAFQLYDTFGFPMDLTRTIAAERGLTVDEPGFDKHMAEQRARSEWKGSGEEAVGDLHKRIAAELGETKFLGYDTTTARAEVKALVVNGARAAQAVAGDRVEVVTDATPFYGESGGQVGDVGTLAGPGGRMAVTDAQRPVPGLIVHLGKLEEGRLAVGDLVELTVDDARRDLVRANHSATHLLHHALRQRLGEHVKQAGSVVSPDYLRFDFSHFQPLEPDELRDVERTVNELVRRNEAADTAVLELEKARETGAMMIFGEKYGDRVRVVRLGPSKELCGGTHVRRTGDIAFFKIASEESIAAGVRRIVACTGPRAVELAQRTDEELHHAARLLKAGAFEVAQKIEQAQKRVRELEQALADARGQMAAARSGDLAGQAREVNGVKVLAARVEGDGNALRDLADKLRDKLGQGVVALGSEQDGKAVLLVAVTKGLTNRVKAGDLVREAAKLVGGKGGGKPDLAQAGGPDAAGLDQALARVEELVRAAVA; from the coding sequence ATGACCGCCCTCTCCGCCGCCCAGATCCGCGACGCCTTCCTGCGCTTCTTCGAGGAGCGCGGGCACCGGCGCGTCCCATCGAGCTCGCTCGTCCCGCACAACGACCCGACGCTGCTCTTCGCGAACGCCGGGATGAACCAGTTCAAGGACGTGTTCACCGGACGCGAGACGCGCGACTACAAGCGCGCCACCACCGCCCAGAAGTGCGTCCGGGCCGGGGGCAAGCACAACGACCTCGAGAACGTGGGCTTCACCGCCCGTCACCACACGTTCTTCGAGATGATGGGCAACTTCTCCTTCGGCGACTACTTCAAGCAGGACGCGATCGCCTTCGCCTGGGAGCTCGTGACGAGCCCGAGGTGGCTCGGCATCGACCGGTCGCGGCTCGCCGCCACCGTCTTCTCCGGGGAGGGCGGCATCCCGTGGGACGAGGAGGCGTACGGGCTGTGGAAGGCTCAGGGCGTCCCCGAGGCGCGGATCTTCAAGCTCGGCGCCAAGGACAACTTCTGGGCCATGGGCGAGACCGGCCCCTGCGGCCCCTGCTCCGAGCTCCACTACTTCCAGGGCGACGACATCCCGTGCGCCGAGGAGAAGGAGGGCCGGAAGTGCCAGGGCGTCGCGTGCGACTGCGATCGCTGGCTCGAGATCTGGAACCTCGTCTTCATGCAGTTCGAGCGGAGCGCCGAGGGCGGGCTCACCCCGCTCCCCAAGCCCTCCATCGACACCGGCGCCGGCCTGGAGCGGCTGGCGGCGGTGGTGCAGGGGAAGCGCTCGAACTACGACACCGACCTCTTCCAGAACATCATCCGCGCCATCGAGCGGGTGGCGGGCAAGGCGTACCGGGCGGAGACCGACGACGGCGTCTCGATGCGCGTCATCGCCGACCACGCCCGCGCCACCACCTTCCTGGTGGGCGACGGCGTGCTGCCGTCGAACGAGGGGCGCGGCTACGTGCTCCGGCGCATCATGCGGCGCGCCATCCGCCACGGGAAGCGGCTCGGGCTGGAGCGGCCGTTCCTGGCGGAGATCTGCGGCGCGGTGATCGACGAGATGGGCGCGGCGTACCCCGAGACGCGCGAGAACCGCGCGTTCATCGAGAAGGTGGCGCTCTCCGAGGAGGAGTCGTTCCGGCGCACGCTCGACAAGGGCCTCGCCATCCTCGAGGTCGAGATGGCGCGGCTGGCCGAGGCGAAGGAGCGGATCATCCCGGGCCAGGTGGCCTTCCAGCTCTACGACACCTTCGGCTTCCCGATGGACCTCACCCGCACCATCGCCGCCGAGCGCGGGCTCACGGTGGACGAGCCGGGCTTCGACAAGCACATGGCCGAGCAGCGGGCGCGCTCGGAGTGGAAGGGCTCCGGCGAGGAGGCGGTGGGCGACCTGCACAAGCGCATCGCCGCCGAGCTGGGCGAGACGAAGTTCCTCGGGTACGACACCACCACCGCGCGGGCGGAGGTGAAGGCGCTGGTCGTGAACGGGGCGCGCGCGGCGCAGGCCGTGGCGGGCGACCGGGTCGAGGTGGTCACCGACGCGACGCCCTTCTACGGCGAGTCGGGCGGCCAGGTGGGCGACGTCGGCACCCTGGCCGGGCCGGGCGGCCGGATGGCGGTGACCGACGCGCAGCGGCCGGTCCCCGGGCTCATCGTCCACCTCGGGAAGCTGGAGGAGGGGCGGCTCGCGGTGGGCGACCTGGTCGAGCTCACGGTGGACGACGCGCGGCGCGACCTCGTGCGCGCCAACCACTCCGCGACGCACCTCCTGCACCACGCGCTGCGGCAGCGGCTGGGTGAGCACGTCAAGCAGGCGGGCTCGGTGGTCTCGCCCGACTACCTGCGCTTCGACTTCTCGCACTTCCAGCCGCTCGAGCCGGACGAGCTGCGCGACGTGGAGCGGACGGTGAACGAGCTCGTCCGCCGGAACGAGGCGGCCGACACGGCGGTGCTGGAGCTCGAGAAGGCGCGCGAGACCGGCGCCATGATGATCTTCGGCGAGAAGTACGGCGACCGCGTGCGGGTGGTGCGGCTCGGCCCCTCCAAGGAGCTGTGCGGCGGCACGCACGTGCGCCGCACCGGCGACATCGCGTTCTTCAAGATCGCGAGCGAGGAGTCGATCGCGGCCGGCGTGCGCCGCATCGTCGCCTGCACCGGCCCGCGGGCGGTCGAGCTGGCGCAGCGCACCGACGAGGAGCTCCACCACGCCGCGCGCCTGCTCAAGGCGGGCGCGTTCGAGGTGGCGCAGAAGATCGAGCAGGCGCAGAAGCGCGTGCGCGAGCTCGAGCAGGCGCTGGCCGACGCGCGCGGGCAGATGGCGGCGGCGCGCTCCGGCGACCTGGCCGGCCAGGCGCGCGAGGTGAACGGCGTGAAGGTGCTCGCCGCGCGCGTGGAGGGCGACGGGAACGCGCTGCGCGACCTCGCCGACAAGCTGCGCGACAAGCTCGGGCAGGGCGTGGTGGCCCTCGGCAGCGAGCAGGACGGCAAGGCGGTGCTGCTCGTGGCGGTGACGAAGGGGCTCACGAACCGGGTCAAGGCGGGCGACCTCGTCCGCGAGGCGGCCAAGCTCGTCGGCGGCAAGGGCGGCGGCAAGCCCGACCTCGCCCAGGCGGGTGGCCCCGACGCGGCCGGCCTCGACCAGGCGCTGGCGCGCGTCGAGGAGCTGGTGCGCGCCGCCGTCGCCTGA
- a CDS encoding 2Fe-2S iron-sulfur cluster-binding protein codes for MIHFVLDGRTVVTDEGHTVLAACREHGISLPTLCHLEGLSTVASCRLCLVEVDSLPRPVPACATAVWEGMRVTTRSARLAQHRRSVVALLFANGDHVCAACPASGCCELQDLAQLLGVDHVDLELPRRARPVDASRSRFLLDPGRCVLCTRCVRACAEIEGARTLGLAGRGARTRLVTDGGERWGDSPTCTDCGRCAAVCPTGALLETATAAQGLAARSRPRRTPARAQPAPPPLAAGEPGDRARLATVWLGGCSGCHMSLLDLDEALLALASRVDLVYSPLTDAPELPPEVDVCLVEGAVATAGDEAELRGARERARVLVALGDCACFGNVTAMRDAVGGAPAVLRRAWRAPAGVDAELPALLDRVRPVAELVPIDLFLPGCPPGPGLIRAALEELAAGRLPALAGQAHFG; via the coding sequence GTGATTCACTTCGTCCTCGACGGCAGGACGGTCGTGACCGACGAGGGCCACACCGTCCTCGCCGCCTGCCGGGAGCACGGGATCTCCCTGCCGACGCTGTGCCACCTCGAGGGGCTCTCGACGGTCGCGTCGTGCCGGCTCTGCCTGGTGGAGGTGGACTCGCTCCCGCGGCCGGTCCCCGCCTGCGCCACCGCGGTCTGGGAGGGCATGCGCGTCACCACTCGCTCGGCGCGGCTCGCGCAGCACCGGCGGTCGGTGGTCGCCCTGCTCTTCGCGAACGGCGACCACGTCTGCGCCGCGTGCCCGGCCAGCGGGTGCTGCGAGCTGCAGGACCTCGCCCAGCTCCTGGGCGTCGACCACGTCGACCTGGAGCTCCCGCGCCGCGCGCGACCGGTCGACGCGAGCCGCTCCCGGTTCCTGCTCGACCCGGGGCGCTGCGTCCTGTGCACGAGGTGCGTGCGCGCCTGCGCCGAGATCGAAGGAGCGCGGACGCTCGGCCTGGCCGGGCGCGGCGCGCGCACGCGGCTCGTCACGGACGGCGGGGAGCGCTGGGGTGACAGCCCGACCTGCACCGACTGCGGGCGCTGCGCCGCGGTCTGCCCGACCGGCGCGCTGCTCGAGACCGCCACCGCCGCCCAGGGCCTCGCGGCGCGCAGCCGACCCCGCCGCACGCCGGCGCGGGCTCAGCCGGCGCCGCCGCCGCTCGCGGCGGGTGAGCCCGGCGACCGGGCGCGGCTCGCCACCGTCTGGCTCGGCGGCTGCTCCGGCTGCCACATGTCGCTCCTCGACCTCGACGAGGCGCTGCTCGCGCTCGCCTCACGGGTCGACCTGGTGTACTCGCCGCTCACCGACGCGCCGGAGCTCCCGCCCGAGGTCGACGTGTGCCTGGTGGAGGGCGCGGTGGCGACGGCGGGCGACGAGGCGGAGCTCCGCGGGGCCCGCGAGCGCGCGCGGGTCCTCGTCGCGCTCGGGGACTGCGCCTGCTTCGGGAACGTGACCGCCATGCGCGACGCCGTCGGCGGCGCCCCCGCCGTGCTGCGGCGGGCGTGGCGCGCGCCGGCCGGCGTGGACGCGGAGCTCCCCGCGCTCCTCGACCGCGTGCGGCCGGTGGCGGAGCTGGTCCCGATCGACCTCTTCCTGCCGGGTTGCCCGCCGGGCCCCGGCCTCATCCGCGCCGCCCTCGAGGAGCTGGCGGCCGGGCGGCTCCCCGCGCTCGCCGGCCAGGCTCACTTCGGGTGA
- a CDS encoding c-type cytochrome, giving the protein MALPSLLALSLALTLNASGSRSPPAKPADAALPPDELGEAVKLGKKLFDETGTHPLTRAFVGNALSCASCHPDSGAHPTASTLLGAATAYPAWGPREQAVLTLEDRVLNCFMRSLNGTRPPVGSKPSIALTAYITWLSTGMPVRLNAEAPLGPHSFAKPAFVPSKVSVERGRKLYGERCAPCHGEDGQGDPPVWGPRSYNAGAGLAAVPKLAGWLRATMPPDAPLASDADAVDVAAYVNSQPRPDFVLRDHLPAGDRTGVYNSSVADEVDRAPTWPRRK; this is encoded by the coding sequence ATGGCGCTCCCCTCCCTGCTCGCGCTCTCCCTGGCACTCACCCTGAACGCCTCCGGCTCACGGAGCCCCCCTGCCAAGCCGGCCGACGCAGCCTTGCCGCCGGACGAGCTGGGCGAGGCGGTGAAGCTCGGGAAGAAGCTCTTCGACGAGACCGGGACGCACCCCCTCACCCGGGCGTTCGTCGGGAACGCGCTCTCGTGCGCGTCGTGCCATCCCGACTCTGGAGCCCATCCCACGGCTTCCACCTTGCTCGGCGCCGCGACCGCGTACCCTGCCTGGGGGCCGCGCGAGCAGGCGGTGCTCACGCTGGAGGACCGCGTCCTCAACTGCTTCATGCGGAGCCTGAACGGCACCCGGCCGCCCGTGGGGAGCAAGCCGTCGATCGCCCTCACGGCCTACATCACGTGGTTGTCCACCGGGATGCCGGTTCGGCTCAACGCCGAGGCGCCGCTGGGTCCCCATTCGTTCGCGAAGCCGGCCTTCGTTCCTTCGAAGGTGAGCGTCGAGCGCGGGCGGAAGCTGTACGGCGAGCGCTGCGCCCCGTGCCACGGCGAGGACGGGCAAGGCGACCCGCCGGTGTGGGGGCCGCGCTCGTACAACGCCGGCGCGGGCCTCGCCGCCGTGCCGAAGCTCGCCGGGTGGCTCCGGGCGACCATGCCGCCGGACGCGCCGCTGGCGAGCGACGCCGACGCGGTGGACGTCGCGGCCTACGTGAACTCGCAGCCGCGTCCGGACTTCGTCCTGAGGGACCACCTGCCGGCGGGCGACCGCACCGGCGTCTACAACTCGAGCGTGGCGGACGAGGTGGACCGGGCGCCGACGTGGCCGCGCAGGAAGTGA
- a CDS encoding ferredoxin reductase family protein produces MAPRAAPRDVARSALWVALYALLAFQPILVLLAAPSEGRGGFGRELSSALGFLALSTMTMQFALTARFQWLAPPFGTDLVYAFHRAMTWVSLGLAVLHPLALLGRDAPAALGWLTVAGAPPAIAAGVLALYALAALLVTSLFRRGLRLPYEPWRAGHGLLAVAALALGALHALRADRLLARPVERVAWLAWTLAWGLLIVRVRLAKPLVLLRRPWVVREVRPEGGRVTTLALEPDGHPGVRFRAGQFVWLTLFGSPFGAREHPFSISSSSQGAPRLELTVKEAGDFTRRVAAELRPGARAYVDGPFGSMTLDGFPDAEGYLLVAGGAGIAPCLSILRTLADRGDRRRHVLVYGTGRWEATPFRETLRELAGRLRLEVVHVLEHPPEGWRGERGLVTEEVLGRHLLRDLRVTCFVCGPPGMMDVVERALVRLGVPVGDIHSERFDLV; encoded by the coding sequence GTGGCGCCCCGGGCCGCGCCCCGCGACGTCGCGCGCTCGGCGCTGTGGGTGGCGCTGTACGCCCTCCTGGCCTTCCAGCCCATCCTCGTCCTGCTCGCGGCCCCGTCGGAGGGGCGGGGCGGCTTCGGGCGCGAGCTCTCCTCGGCGCTCGGCTTCCTCGCCCTCTCCACCATGACCATGCAGTTCGCCCTCACGGCCCGCTTCCAGTGGCTGGCGCCGCCGTTCGGGACGGACCTCGTCTACGCCTTCCACCGCGCGATGACCTGGGTCTCGCTAGGGCTGGCGGTGCTCCACCCGCTGGCGCTGCTCGGCCGCGACGCGCCCGCGGCGCTCGGGTGGCTGACGGTCGCCGGCGCTCCCCCGGCCATCGCGGCCGGTGTGCTCGCCCTCTACGCGCTGGCGGCGCTGCTCGTCACCAGCCTCTTCCGCCGCGGGCTGCGGCTCCCCTACGAGCCGTGGCGCGCCGGCCACGGCCTGCTCGCGGTGGCGGCCCTGGCGCTCGGCGCGCTCCACGCGCTGCGGGCGGACCGGCTCCTCGCGCGCCCGGTGGAGCGCGTCGCCTGGCTCGCCTGGACGCTCGCCTGGGGGCTCCTCATCGTGCGGGTGCGCCTCGCGAAGCCGCTCGTCCTGCTCCGCCGGCCGTGGGTGGTGCGCGAGGTGCGGCCGGAGGGCGGACGGGTGACGACGCTCGCGCTCGAGCCGGACGGCCACCCCGGCGTCCGGTTCCGCGCAGGGCAGTTCGTCTGGCTCACCCTCTTCGGCTCGCCCTTCGGCGCGCGCGAGCACCCCTTCTCCATCTCCAGCAGCTCGCAGGGGGCGCCGCGGCTCGAGCTGACGGTGAAGGAGGCGGGCGACTTCACCCGCCGGGTGGCCGCCGAGCTCCGCCCCGGCGCGCGCGCCTACGTCGACGGGCCGTTCGGGAGCATGACGCTCGACGGCTTCCCCGACGCCGAGGGCTACCTGCTCGTGGCCGGCGGCGCCGGCATCGCGCCCTGCCTCTCGATCCTGCGCACGCTGGCCGACCGCGGGGACCGGCGGCGCCACGTCCTCGTGTACGGCACCGGCCGGTGGGAGGCGACGCCGTTCCGGGAGACCCTGCGGGAGCTCGCCGGCCGGCTGCGGCTCGAGGTGGTGCACGTGCTCGAGCACCCGCCGGAGGGCTGGCGCGGCGAGCGCGGCCTGGTGACGGAGGAGGTCCTCGGCCGCCACCTCCTGCGCGACCTGCGCGTCACCTGCTTCGTGTGCGGGCCGCCGGGCATGATGGACGTGGTGGAGCGGGCGCTGGTGCGGCTCGGGGTGCCGGTGGGCGACATCCACTCGGAGCGGTTCGATCTCGTCTGA
- the ftsZ gene encoding cell division protein FtsZ: MIELSDRNEPGARIKVIGVGGGGGNAINTMVAGRLEGVEFIAANTDVQALAANKAGVKIQLGKASSRGLGAGANPDRGREAALEARDAVADALAGADMVFVTAGMGGGTGTGGAPIVADVAKQSGALTVGVVTKPFLFEGNKRRKQAEQGLAELKAAVDTLIVIPNQRLISVAGENVCLADAFKRADEVLLHAVQGISDIITVHGLVNVDFADVRTIMCEQGMALMGTGRAAGDRRAIEAMQAAISSPLLEDVSLDGATGLLVNITGGPSLTLYEVNEAVTMAQTAADPEANIIFGSVIDERMGDEVKITVIATGFAQKEAPIRLVQKAQIAMPMAAPRATPAPVAAASPAAVLATAARAVAPAEAPRREPVKVASGAAAPPRPPPIPSRTRPAMSPDGFKPSDDDQYDIPAFLRLRGGQTGLPE; encoded by the coding sequence ATGATCGAGCTCTCGGACAGGAACGAGCCCGGCGCGCGCATCAAGGTGATCGGCGTCGGCGGCGGCGGCGGCAACGCCATCAACACCATGGTGGCCGGGCGGCTGGAGGGGGTGGAGTTCATCGCCGCCAACACCGACGTGCAGGCGCTCGCGGCCAACAAGGCCGGGGTGAAGATCCAGCTCGGCAAGGCGTCCAGCCGCGGCCTCGGGGCGGGCGCCAACCCGGATCGCGGCCGCGAGGCGGCGCTGGAGGCGCGCGACGCCGTCGCCGACGCGCTGGCGGGCGCCGACATGGTGTTCGTCACCGCCGGCATGGGCGGCGGCACCGGCACCGGCGGCGCGCCCATCGTGGCGGACGTGGCGAAGCAGTCGGGCGCGCTCACGGTGGGCGTCGTGACGAAGCCCTTCCTGTTCGAGGGCAACAAGCGCCGGAAGCAGGCCGAGCAGGGCCTGGCCGAGCTCAAGGCGGCGGTCGACACCCTCATCGTCATCCCGAACCAGCGGCTCATCTCGGTGGCGGGCGAGAACGTCTGCCTGGCGGACGCCTTCAAGCGCGCGGACGAGGTGCTCCTGCACGCCGTGCAGGGCATCAGCGACATCATCACCGTGCACGGGCTCGTCAACGTCGACTTCGCCGACGTGCGCACCATCATGTGCGAGCAGGGCATGGCGCTCATGGGCACCGGCCGCGCGGCCGGCGACCGGCGCGCCATCGAGGCGATGCAGGCCGCCATCAGCTCGCCGCTGCTGGAGGACGTCTCGCTCGACGGCGCGACGGGCCTCCTCGTCAACATCACCGGCGGCCCGTCGCTCACCCTCTACGAGGTGAACGAGGCGGTCACGATGGCGCAGACGGCGGCCGACCCGGAGGCGAACATCATCTTCGGCTCGGTCATCGACGAGCGCATGGGCGACGAGGTCAAGATCACCGTCATCGCCACCGGCTTCGCGCAGAAGGAGGCGCCCATCCGCCTCGTGCAGAAGGCGCAGATCGCGATGCCGATGGCGGCCCCGCGCGCGACCCCGGCCCCCGTCGCCGCCGCCTCCCCGGCCGCGGTCCTCGCCACCGCCGCCCGCGCCGTCGCGCCCGCCGAGGCGCCCCGCCGCGAGCCGGTGAAGGTCGCGAGCGGCGCCGCCGCCCCGCCCCGCCCGCCCCCCATCCCCTCGCGCACCCGCCCCGCCATGTCGCCCGACGGCTTCAAGCCCAGCGACGACGACCAGTACGACATCCCCGCCTTCCTGCGGCTGCGCGGCGGGCAGACCGGGCTGCCGGAGTAG
- a CDS encoding phosphatase PAP2 family protein produces MRLLALASAAALLAGCAAPPAQRPPPGAAARGAPVPAEVVTAAGAAAGVDVWAITGPCPAAGTPSWRDDLAVLLWVQEARTPEEVQRAAAEVELGPEALADGAGGPLDAAHRPLTWALLAAAERDARKVYGPLKAHCGRPRPYAADPRVVPAVQREPSPAFPSGHATRGALYARLLAELAPSRAPALLERGRQIGFDRVRAGVHWPSDVEAGRKLGTALAEAWLARPEFRARLEEARRAEWR; encoded by the coding sequence ATGCGCCTCCTCGCCCTCGCCTCCGCCGCAGCGCTCCTCGCCGGCTGCGCCGCCCCCCCGGCGCAGCGCCCGCCCCCGGGCGCCGCGGCGCGCGGGGCGCCGGTTCCGGCGGAGGTCGTGACCGCCGCCGGCGCCGCCGCGGGCGTGGACGTTTGGGCCATCACCGGCCCCTGCCCGGCGGCGGGCACCCCGTCCTGGCGCGACGACCTGGCGGTCCTGCTGTGGGTCCAGGAGGCGCGCACGCCCGAGGAGGTGCAGCGCGCCGCCGCCGAGGTCGAGCTCGGCCCCGAGGCGCTGGCGGACGGGGCGGGCGGGCCCCTCGACGCGGCGCACCGCCCGCTCACCTGGGCGCTGCTCGCCGCCGCCGAGCGCGACGCGCGCAAGGTCTACGGGCCGCTCAAGGCGCACTGCGGTCGGCCGCGCCCGTACGCGGCCGACCCGCGCGTGGTCCCCGCGGTCCAGCGGGAGCCGAGCCCCGCCTTCCCGAGCGGCCACGCCACGCGCGGCGCCCTCTACGCGCGACTCCTCGCCGAGCTCGCGCCGTCGCGGGCACCGGCGCTCCTGGAGCGCGGCCGCCAGATCGGGTTCGACCGCGTCCGCGCCGGCGTGCACTGGCCGAGCGACGTCGAGGCGGGGCGCAAGCTCGGGACGGCGCTCGCCGAGGCCTGGCTGGCGCGCCCCGAGTTCCGGGCCAGGCTGGAGGAGGCGCGGCGCGCGGAGTGGCGATAG
- a CDS encoding CBS domain-containing protein: MPTVRDVLAQKNSAVVYTCAPGVTLAEASRLLCDRGVGCLVVADDDGAVQGVLSDRDVVRAVAAGRDPARTPVAQAMSTSAAAVELEAPLEEVARLLRRRRVRHLPVVGRRGLLGVVSLGDLARFYTLRERASAEAAALQ; this comes from the coding sequence GTGCCGACCGTCCGCGACGTCCTGGCCCAGAAGAACAGCGCCGTGGTCTACACCTGCGCGCCGGGCGTCACGCTCGCGGAGGCGAGCCGGCTCCTGTGCGACCGCGGGGTGGGGTGCCTCGTGGTGGCGGACGACGACGGCGCGGTGCAGGGCGTCCTGTCGGACCGGGACGTGGTGCGCGCCGTCGCCGCCGGGCGCGATCCGGCCCGGACGCCGGTCGCCCAGGCCATGTCCACCTCCGCCGCCGCGGTCGAGCTGGAGGCGCCGCTGGAGGAGGTGGCGCGCCTGCTCCGCCGCCGCCGCGTGCGCCACCTCCCGGTGGTGGGCCGGCGCGGCCTGCTCGGCGTGGTGTCGCTGGGCGACCTGGCGCGGTTCTACACGCTGCGCGAGCGCGCCTCCGCCGAGGCCGCCGCCCTGCAGTGA